The following proteins come from a genomic window of Candidatus Eremiobacterota bacterium:
- a CDS encoding response regulator transcription factor, which yields DDYIPKPFEMSELAARLHSALRRPRLEQPSIVSYADLTIDLDRRDVKRGDRRIDLSAREYALLLTFVRNPERVFTRDQLLDLVWGTDRDVGPGAVETYVSYLRAKIDAGFEPKLIRTIRGAGYALRAH from the coding sequence CCGACGACTACATCCCCAAACCGTTCGAGATGTCGGAGCTCGCCGCGCGCCTGCACTCCGCGCTGCGCCGTCCGCGGCTCGAGCAGCCCTCGATCGTTTCCTACGCCGACCTCACGATCGACCTCGACCGGCGTGACGTCAAGCGCGGTGACCGCCGGATCGATCTCTCGGCCCGCGAGTACGCGCTGCTGCTGACGTTCGTGCGCAATCCCGAGCGCGTCTTCACCCGCGACCAGCTGCTCGATCTCGTGTGGGGGACCGACCGCGACGTCGGCCCGGGTGCCGTCGAGACGTACGTTTCCTACTTGCGCGCGAAGATCGATGCGGGCTTCGAGCCGAAGCTGATCCGCACGATCCGCGGCGCCGGCTACGCGCTGCGAGCGCACTGA